The nucleotide window TACTAAGGACGTCGTTGGTGCCCAACGCTTTCTGCAGCGGGTATGGCGGTTGGTAATCGACGAGCGCACCGGCGAAACCCGGGTACGCGACGACAATGGCGAGCTGAATATCGACACCTTACGTGTGTTGCATCGCACGATCGCCGGTGTCTCTGAAGACTATGCGGCACTACGCAATAACACTGCGGCGGCCAAGCTGATCGAGTACACCAACCATCTGACCAAGCAGCATCGCGCGTCAGTTCCTCGGGTCGCGGTGGAGCCGCTGGTGTTGATGCTCGCGCCACTTGCCCCACACATGGCAGAGGAGCTGTGGCTACGGCTGGGAAATAGCACCTCGCTAGCGCACGGCCCTTTCCCGCAAGCCGATCCTCGATATCTGATCGACGACACCGTCGAATACCCGGTGCAGGTGAATGGCAAGGTGCGCGGTCGGGTAGTTGTGGCCGCCGACGCCGCCGACGACGCGGTCCAGGCCGCTGCACTGGCGGATGAAAAAGTGCAGGCGTTTCTGGCCGGTGCCACGCCACGCAAGGTCATCGTGGTCACCGGTCGCTTGGTCAACCTCGTCGTCTAAGTGGCCGGTGCACAATCATTTTCGTGATATGACGGGAATGGTACGCACGGTAGCACGCTACCGAGGCCGGATGACGACCTCGTGGACGTGGCCGTCGGGCGGGGTGGCCACCGCGTTGGCGACCGCTGCGGCAATGGTGTCGGCCCGCAGGAATCTGCTGGGATCGTAGTCACCACCTTCGAACTCGACCAGTTCGCGCTGCATGTCGGTATCGGTACGTCCGGGAAAGACCGTGGTCACCCGCAACGTGGGCTCGTCGGCACGCAACGAGTTGGCGACTGCGCGTAAGGCGAACTTGCTCGCGGAGTAGGACGCCATGCCCGGGGAAACATTGCGTCCCGAGCCAGAGTTGATGAACACCACTTGGCCGCGTGCTTGTCGCAGCGCTGGTAACAGGGCCAACGTAAGTGCCACCGCTCCAAAGACATTGACATCGAAAGTGGCCCGCCAGTCGTCGACGTCGGAGTCCCCAAAATGACCGGGAATGGACAACCCGGCGTTGTGGACCAACACGTCTAGTTGGTCCACCACCTCGCAGCTGGCCTGGATCGTATCGGTGTCAGTCAGTTCCAGCGGAAACGTGGTGGCACCCAGCCGCTCGGCGACGGCGTCAAGCCGCTCGGAGGGACGGCCGGCCAAGAGCAGGGTGTGCGTTGGCGCCAACGCTTTCGCGATCGCGGAGCCAATGCCGCGGCTGGCGCCGGTGATGAGTGCAGTTGGCATCGCTTTAGTAATTACCAATCTCTCTGGCAGTCAGTTAGTTTCACGATTCATTGGGTGCGATGGGTCGCTCGGGGGCGGGCCGGCGGGTTCGCCAGCGGCCAAACGTTGCAGCGGCGCCAGCGCCGCGGTCAGGGTGTCGAGGTCGGAGTGCGGGAGTTGGCTAAGCATGCCGGCGAGAGCAGCGTGCCTGTTGGCCAGCGACTCGGCGTGTACGGAACGCCCCTCTGCGGTGATGTCGACCAGCACGGCACGCAGGTCTGATGGGTCACGTGATCGCTTGACCAGGCCAATTTTCTCCAGGCGGCGGATCGCCACGGTGGTCGTGGGCGTTCGAACCCGTTCGTGCGCGGCCAGGTCGGTCATCCTGATCGGACCTCGGTCGAGCAACGTCACTAGAATCGACAGTTGCGCTAGCGTCAATTCGCCGGCGACCGCTCCGTTGGGGTCTCCGCGCCGCAGGATCGAGAACAGCTTGGACAATGCGCGATGCAATCCCTCCGCCAGCTCCGTCACCTCGGGTGCGGTGGATTTGCTCTCCGCCATAAGTCGGCAGTCTAACCCGACATGTGTCTAGCTCAAGACACTGTTTGGTCCAGCCCGCGATGATCACAGCACTTGGGCCAGGATCCGCTGTAGCCGCTCGGTTTGTGCGGCCTCGAATATTTGGGCCGGGGGGCCGGCTTCGACAACCTTCCCATGATCCATGAATACGACGGCATCCGATGTCGAGCGGGCGAAGCCCATTTCGTGGGTGACTACCACCATGGTCATACCGTCGGCTCCGAGGTCGGCGATCAGTGCCAGGATGTCTTTGACCATTTCGGGGTCGAGCGCTGAGGTTGCTTCATCGAAGAGCATCACTTGCGGTGCCATCGCCAGTGCACGGGCAATCGCGACGCGTTGCTGCTGGCCACCCGATAGTGTGCCGGGGCGGGCACTGGCCTTGTGTTTCAGGCCAACTCGGTCCAAGTGAGCGAGGGCCAGCTCCCTGGCCTGGCCGGATGGCAACCGGCACAGCTTTCGCGGCGCCAGCGCGACGTTGTCGAGCACGCTGCGGTGCGGGAACAGGTTGAAATGCTGGGACACCATCCCGATGCGCTGGCGCAGTTGGTTGGGGTTGTCGCGCAACACCGATCGTCCGTCCAGCAGGATGTCGCCCCGGTCCGGCTCGTGCAACCGGTTCAGGGTGCGAAGCAGCGTCGACTTGCCGGACCCGGAAGGACCGATCACCGCCGCGGTCGTCCCTGCCGGCACCTCGATATCGACACCGCGCAGGACTGTGGTACCGCCCAGAGTCTGATGAATATCCTTGGCTGCCAGCGAAACTGGGATTCCGTGTGGTGCAACGCCCATCATGTGATCGCCGGACCGAGGGTCGAGGTGACGATTTCGGACGGGTCTTCGGGATCCGGTTTGGCGCGGCCGCGCCGCAGCCGGGCGTCAATGTAGTTGACCAGGTGTGTCAGTGGGACCGTCAACACGAGGTAGAAGATGCGCGCGGCCACCAGCGGCGACAGATTGCCGGTCTGGGCGTTGAGGTCACGGCCGACCTGGAATAGCTCACGCTGATTGGCGACCAGACCCAGGAAGTAGACCAACGCGGAGGCTTTGAGCAGTGCGATGAACTGGTTGACCAGTGCCGGCAGCACCCTCCGTACTCCTCGCGGCACGACAACCAGCCGCATCGCACCCGAATAGCTGAAACCAAGCGCGCGAGCGGGGTGCCCACGAATCGGACGTGTAGGCCCAGCCTGGCGGCGACGGCTCGGAGTGGTTCGTTACCGAAGCCGGTGAATCGCCCAGTGGAGTTGATGCAGGTGTTCGGCGTCCGATAGCGTGCCGGCCGTCAGAACCCCGGGGGTGCCCAAGCCCAGTGCATCGATGTTCACCGAGCTCAACGGCACGACCGAGGCGGTCGTGCCGGAATCGTCGACACCGGGACCGCTCGCAGCCCTAGACAGGTCTTCCGGTAGGGCCCGCGGGCATCGCGAGCCATCTTGGTTTGCGTCGACGGGGCGGGGCCCGCTGGAATTCGTCACCGCCACCAGATGGCCCCGATGGCGGCGGCCGCGCCTATGCCAGCCGTGGCTAACTGTCGCGCCATCTACAGAGCGCCTCGGCTGCGGCCAGGTTGTAGTCGGGACCATCGCAGCCGACGGTCAGCAGACTGACACCAAGGTCGGTGAGGGCCTGGGCGCTGGCGATCAGCTCGCCATCGTTGCCGACGGCGGCCGAGCGTTCGATGGCGGCCGGATCTCGACCGACCTCGGCACAGTGCCTGCTGAGCACATCGGATTTGGCCGGGAACTGGCCAGCTGAGGTGAAGCTGTGCCAGATGTCGGCGTGTTCGGCGACCAGCCGCAGGGTCTTGCGTTCACCCCCGCCGCCGATCAATACCGGGATGTGACGGGTCGGGGCGGGGTTCAGCTTGGACAGCCGTGCGTTGATGCGGGGGAGGGCAGCGGCGAGGTCGTCCAGTCGGGTACCGGCGGTGCCGAATTCGTAACCGTATTCGTCGTAGTCTTTCTGCTTCCACCCCGAGCCGATACCCAGGATGAGCCGACCGTCGGAAATGTGGTCGACGGTGCGAGCCATGTCGGCGAGCAGTTCTGGATTGCGATAGGAGTTGCAGGTGACCAGGGCACCGATCTGGATGCGTGAGGTCTGCTCGGCCCAGGCGCCGAGCATCGTCCAGCATTCGAAATGAGCACCATCGGGATCGCCGAAGAGCGGGAAGAAGTGGTCCCAGTTGAACACGATGTCGACACCGATGTCTTCGCAGCGGCGAACGGCATCGCGGATATGGCCATAGTTCGGGGCGTGTTGCGGCTGCAGTTGAACGCCAATACGGATGGGCCGATCAGGATGAGCGGGTGAGGTCATGGGACCACGGTAGGCCCGTTCGACTCTGCGTCCACGGTCGGTGAGCGACGCGGTGATCCTCCGCCACTGCAGGCTCGGCGCCTTCAGCGCAGGCTCAGCGTTTGTCGAGCACCCCACGCAGGATGCCGGTCAGCACGTTGGGTTGGTCGCTTTGCACCGAGTGTCCCGAATCCTCGACGACGCGTGCACCCCGGAAATGTGTTGCGCGCCTACCCAGTTCGGCAACATCCTGGTCGTCGACAAAGCCTGATTTGCCGCCCCGCACCAGGGTGATGGGTGCCGACAGCGCCTCGACATCGTCCCAGAGGCCGGCGAAGTCCGGAAACGTGCGGATGGCGTCGTAGCGCCATGTCCAGTGGCCGTTGTCGAGGCGACGAGAGTTATGGAACACGCCGCGTCGCAACGCCTTGACCTCCCGATGTGGTGCAGCGGCGATCGTCAGATCCACCATGGCCTGGAAGCTGCCGAACTCCCGTTCCCCATGCATCAGCGCCACCGTGCCGCGCTGTTCGGCGGTCATTTCGGAATGGCGTTGCAATGCCGACGGGGTAACGTCGACCAGCACGAGTTCGTCCACCAGCTCAGGCGCCAATGTTCCAAGCCGTAGCGCGGTCAGCCCGCCCAGCGACATGCCGACCACGAATTCGGCGCTCGGCGCCAGCTTGCGCAGCACCGGTGCGAGGGTGTTGGCGTTGCGTTGCGGTGAGTAGTCGCCGTCCCCTCGCCAAGCGGAATGACCGTGCCCGGGCAGATCCACCGCCAACGCGGGCACTCCAAGGCCGACGATCACGGTATCCCAGGTGTGGGCGTTCTGCCCGCCGCCGTGTAGGAAGATCACCCGCGGCGTCGAGCTGCCCCAGCGTAGGGCACTGACTCTGGCTTCGCCGGTGCCCGCCTCGATCCGCGCTACCTCAGGCAGCGGGCCGCGCACGCCGGCCTGCTCAGCGTTCTCGGCCAGCAGATCGAATTCGCTGAGTCCGGAGATTTGGTCGTCGGAGATTTCGGTCACGATCCCTGACACTACGAACTACGCCGCGAGCTCGGAAGCAGCACATCAATGACCCACCTGTCACTTCAGTAACTGCACTGGTGGGGTGGGATCGTGCCCGCCTCAGAGCGACAATCCGCGCCGCGTTGTCTGACACACCGAGGTTTGTCGCGAAGAGGTGGGCAACTCGGGGTACCCCGAACTCTATGACCAATGTGAATGACGAGCCGGGCGGAAAAGGACGGCTTGACCGCCCGGTCGCGTCACCAGGAATTAGGCCTCAATAATGAACTCTTCGAGCTGCGTGCGCGCGACGTCGTCGGCTAGCTGCTCGGGCGGACTCTTCATCAGGTAGGCCGACGCCGCGACCACCGGCCCGCCGATGCCGCGGTCCTTGGCGATCTTGGCCGCCCGCACCGCGTCGATGATGACACCCGCCGAGTTCGGCGAGTCCCAGACCTCGAGCTTGT belongs to Mycobacterium basiliense and includes:
- a CDS encoding alpha/beta fold hydrolase — translated: MSDDQISGLSEFDLLAENAEQAGVRGPLPEVARIEAGTGEARVSALRWGSSTPRVIFLHGGGQNAHTWDTVIVGLGVPALAVDLPGHGHSAWRGDGDYSPQRNANTLAPVLRKLAPSAEFVVGMSLGGLTALRLGTLAPELVDELVLVDVTPSALQRHSEMTAEQRGTVALMHGEREFGSFQAMVDLTIAAAPHREVKALRRGVFHNSRRLDNGHWTWRYDAIRTFPDFAGLWDDVEALSAPITLVRGGKSGFVDDQDVAELGRRATHFRGARVVEDSGHSVQSDQPNVLTGILRGVLDKR
- a CDS encoding LLM class F420-dependent oxidoreductase, with amino-acid sequence MTSPAHPDRPIRIGVQLQPQHAPNYGHIRDAVRRCEDIGVDIVFNWDHFFPLFGDPDGAHFECWTMLGAWAEQTSRIQIGALVTCNSYRNPELLADMARTVDHISDGRLILGIGSGWKQKDYDEYGYEFGTAGTRLDDLAAALPRINARLSKLNPAPTRHIPVLIGGGGERKTLRLVAEHADIWHSFTSAGQFPAKSDVLSRHCAEVGRDPAAIERSAAVGNDGELIASAQALTDLGVSLLTVGCDGPDYNLAAAEALCRWRDS
- a CDS encoding amino acid ABC transporter ATP-binding protein, which codes for MGVAPHGIPVSLAAKDIHQTLGGTTVLRGVDIEVPAGTTAAVIGPSGSGKSTLLRTLNRLHEPDRGDILLDGRSVLRDNPNQLRQRIGMVSQHFNLFPHRSVLDNVALAPRKLCRLPSGQARELALAHLDRVGLKHKASARPGTLSGGQQQRVAIARALAMAPQVMLFDEATSALDPEMVKDILALIADLGADGMTMVVVTHEMGFARSTSDAVVFMDHGKVVEAGPPAQIFEAAQTERLQRILAQVL
- a CDS encoding SDR family oxidoreductase; the encoded protein is MPTALITGASRGIGSAIAKALAPTHTLLLAGRPSERLDAVAERLGATTFPLELTDTDTIQASCEVVDQLDVLVHNAGLSIPGHFGDSDVDDWRATFDVNVFGAVALTLALLPALRQARGQVVFINSGSGRNVSPGMASYSASKFALRAVANSLRADEPTLRVTTVFPGRTDTDMQRELVEFEGGDYDPSRFLRADTIAAAVANAVATPPDGHVHEVVIRPR
- a CDS encoding MarR family winged helix-turn-helix transcriptional regulator, which codes for MAESKSTAPEVTELAEGLHRALSKLFSILRRGDPNGAVAGELTLAQLSILVTLLDRGPIRMTDLAAHERVRTPTTTVAIRRLEKIGLVKRSRDPSDLRAVLVDITAEGRSVHAESLANRHAALAGMLSQLPHSDLDTLTAALAPLQRLAAGEPAGPPPSDPSHPMNRETN